In Oceanobacillus sp. FSL K6-2867, one DNA window encodes the following:
- a CDS encoding thiamine phosphate synthase, translating to MKLIAVTGDSMTVDKLADTIAAIKDKIDFLQIREKSKTAREIFQLLDYLRMNGVNKEKIILNDRLDIALLRDIPNLHLPEHGLPVKIVKEQYPHLRVGCSVHSFEKAKEAEADGADYVIYGHCFETSSKSGIPPNGILPIEQMKRKLHIPVYGIGGISLNEVSLMKQSKADGIAIMSGIFHADAPSVMAKKYREAISK from the coding sequence ATGAAGTTAATTGCTGTAACCGGAGACAGCATGACTGTTGATAAGCTAGCCGATACTATTGCAGCCATCAAGGACAAGATCGATTTCCTTCAAATTCGTGAAAAATCAAAAACAGCTCGTGAAATTTTTCAGCTGCTGGACTATTTGCGAATGAATGGTGTCAATAAAGAAAAAATAATCCTAAATGATCGGCTTGATATTGCACTCCTTAGAGATATTCCGAATCTTCATCTGCCAGAGCATGGATTACCAGTAAAAATAGTCAAGGAACAATATCCGCATCTAAGGGTTGGCTGCAGTGTTCATTCATTCGAAAAAGCGAAAGAAGCTGAAGCGGATGGGGCGGATTATGTAATATATGGTCATTGTTTTGAGACAAGCAGTAAAAGCGGAATACCTCCGAATGGGATTTTGCCAATTGAACAAATGAAAAGAAAACTCCACATCCCTGTTTATGGCATTGGAGGAATTTCATTAAATGAGGTGTCATTAATGAAACAGTCAAAAGCAGATGGGATTGCAATTATGTCCGGCATTTTCCATGCGGATGCACCAAGCGTGATGGCAAAAAAATATAGGGAGGCAATTTCAAAATGA
- a CDS encoding RidA family protein, with translation MSIFENKRNPIPQGNYVPASRFENIIYTAGMTPRKNGVLIQTGKVCAELSIDTYKEAVRQAVENALTAAANMLAKGERLEKILGLTIYINAEDTYQAHSSLADFASEYLHEKLGETGIGSRAAVGVASLPGNAPVEIQIMAGVSK, from the coding sequence ATGAGTATTTTTGAGAATAAAAGAAATCCTATTCCACAGGGGAATTACGTTCCGGCATCCCGATTCGAAAATATTATTTATACAGCCGGAATGACCCCAAGAAAAAACGGCGTTTTGATACAAACCGGAAAAGTCTGTGCTGAGCTATCAATAGATACGTATAAAGAGGCAGTAAGGCAAGCCGTTGAAAATGCATTAACGGCAGCTGCGAATATGCTTGCTAAAGGTGAACGGCTGGAGAAAATTCTTGGGCTTACGATTTATATTAATGCGGAGGACACATACCAAGCCCATTCAAGTCTAGCAGATTTTGCTTCGGAATACCTGCACGAAAAATTGGGTGAGACAGGGATCGGCAGCCGAGCGGCGGTTGGAGTTGCTTCCTTGCCCGGTAATGCGCCTGTTGAAATTCAAATCATGGCTGGTGTTTCAAAATGA
- a CDS encoding GntR family transcriptional regulator, with amino-acid sequence MNSSFNKKPIYRVIYDTIAEKIDSSTYKVGDALPSESEMEKMFQASRTPVRQALNKLESDGLIYRSQGKGSFVANRKPIGHWTTMTGFNHIYLKDWKKISARTIEVTKKMSPYYASLLEINSNEEMIHLKRIRTDEGEPVIYLEHFSHPDLSIEMFQKDPSFISIDQLLKDEKGIIFTTINEYIEAISADSQLAEHLQVDKGQSILKSTRVSYDNRSVPLDVTIIYLRSEKWKYAIEFNRRIQ; translated from the coding sequence ATGAACAGCTCATTTAATAAAAAACCCATATACAGAGTTATCTATGACACGATAGCAGAGAAGATTGACAGTTCCACCTATAAAGTAGGGGATGCCTTACCATCAGAAAGTGAAATGGAAAAAATGTTTCAAGCCAGTCGCACCCCTGTCAGGCAAGCATTAAATAAACTGGAATCTGATGGATTAATTTATCGTTCTCAGGGAAAGGGCTCCTTTGTAGCAAATAGAAAGCCTATCGGCCATTGGACAACGATGACAGGGTTTAATCATATTTATCTGAAAGATTGGAAAAAGATATCAGCCCGAACAATAGAGGTTACAAAAAAAATGTCTCCTTATTATGCAAGTTTACTTGAGATTAACAGTAATGAAGAAATGATTCACCTGAAACGGATTCGTACAGATGAAGGTGAACCTGTAATTTATTTGGAGCACTTTTCGCATCCTGATTTATCAATTGAGATGTTTCAAAAAGACCCTTCTTTTATTTCGATTGATCAGCTATTAAAAGATGAAAAGGGTATTATATTTACAACTATAAATGAGTATATAGAGGCTATTTCAGCAGATTCTCAATTAGCAGAACATCTGCAAGTCGATAAAGGGCAGTCTATTCTAAAAAGTACAAGGGTTTCTTATGATAATAGATCTGTTCCCTTAGACGTAACAATTATTTATCTTAGATCAGAAAAATGGAAATATGCAATAGAATTTAACCGAAGGATACAGTGA
- a CDS encoding 4Fe-4S binding protein produces MAFVILDPCGPEKAAECVSVCPVDCIEEGPDQFYIDPDICIDCGACKAVCPVSAIEEEYDLTPDQEVFLEKAEEFFANR; encoded by the coding sequence ATGGCTTTTGTAATACTGGATCCATGTGGACCGGAAAAGGCAGCAGAATGCGTAAGTGTCTGCCCGGTTGATTGTATAGAAGAAGGACCAGATCAGTTCTATATTGACCCTGATATTTGCATTGACTGTGGTGCATGTAAAGCAGTTTGTCCAGTTTCAGCGATCGAGGAAGAATACGATTTGACTCCTGATCAAGAAGTATTTTTAGAAAAGGCGGAGGAATTTTTCGCAAATAGATAG